The following coding sequences lie in one Vitis vinifera cultivar Pinot Noir 40024 chromosome 19, ASM3070453v1 genomic window:
- the LOC100250108 gene encoding E3 ubiquitin-protein ligase RGLG4 isoform X2, whose translation MSSEKEKGGASHASSAASTASKPNKYSFIPDNFSTIEQVTNALRESGLESSNLIIGIDFTKSNEWTGKASFNNRSLHAIGDTPNPYEKAISIIGKTLAPFDEDNLIPCFGFGDATTHDSEVFSFHDDRSPCHGFEEVLACYKRIVPNLQLSGPTSYAPVVEAAIDIVEKSGGQYHVLVIIADGQVTRSVNANDKELSPQEEKTINSIVTASSYPLSIILVGVGDGPWDDMKKFDDKIPARGFDNFQFVNFTAIMSKNASPSEKETAFALAALMEIPIQYKATVEFGILGRVTGKAKKVVPRPPPASYARHAPPPYAMPYGMPSHQPSNLSSRMPSRMPSRQLSNTRDEGNQACPICLTSVKDMAFGCGHMTCRECASKVSNCPICREPIRNRLRVYTG comes from the exons GTTACAAATGCATTGAGGGAGTCAGGTTTGGAATCATCAAATCTTATTATTGGAATCGATTTCACTAAAAGCAATGAATGGACAG GCAAAGCCTCATTCAATAATCGGAGTTTGCATGCCATTGGTGATACGCCTAATCCATATGAAAAGGCCATTTCTATTATTGGGAAGACTTTGGCTCCTTTCGACGAGGATAACTTAATTCCTTGTTTTGGCTTTGGTGATG CTACCACCCATGATAGCGAGGTGTTCAGCTTCCATGATGATCGTTCACCTTGCCATGGCTTTGAAGAAGTTTTGGCCTGCTATAAAAGGATAGTTCCAAACTTGCAGCTGTCAG GGCCAACTTCTTACGCCCCAGTAGTTGAGGCTGCCATAGATATTGTGGAGAAAAGTGGTGGACAATATCATGTTTTGGTTATCATTGCAGATGGCCAG GTTACAAGAAGCGTCAATGCAAACGATAAGGAACTCAGTCCACAGGAAGAGAAAACAATCAACTCAATAGTTACTGCAAG TTCGTATCCTCTATCCATCATTCTTGTTGGGGTTGGCGATGGGCCCTGGGATGACATGAAGAAATTTGATGACAAGATCCCTGCCCGTGGATTTGATAATTTTCAG TTTGTCAACTTCACTGCAATTATGTCGAAAAATGCAAGTCCCTCAGAGAAAGAAACAGCTTTTGCTCTTGCTGCTCTTATGGAGATCCCCATCCAGTACAAAGCAACTGTTGAATTTGGTATTCTCGG ACGGGTAACCGGGAAAGCAAAGAAGGTGGTTCCACGCCCTCCTCCAGCTTCCTACGCTCGCCATGCACCTCCACCTTACGCAATGCCTTATGGAATGCCATCTCATCAGCCAAGCAACCTCTCATCACGCATGCCATCTCGTATGCCATCTCGTCAGCTAAGCAATACACGAGATGAAGGAAACCAg GCCTGCCCAATTTGCCTGACCAGTGTAAAGGACATGGCCTTTGGCTGTGGGCACATG ACTTGCAGAGAATGTGCTTCAAAAGTGTCAAACTGCCCCATATGTCGGGAGCCCATCAGAAACCGCCTCAGGGTATACACCGGGTGA
- the LOC100246650 gene encoding uncharacterized protein LOC100246650, with amino-acid sequence MSVLWEKSETWRWIVRKSRDSKPFFLAFATICGVVPGVIGYCVMQFTNSRNPELEAQLRSNARPDSLMMGKVNQERLAEFLGELQRKEDTNDRYVAALRGETLTRKPYERIQPIPKQSNMEAKEQKK; translated from the exons ATGTCGGTGCTGTGGGAGAAGAGCGAGACATGGAGATGGATTGTGAGGAAGTCGAGAGACTCCAAGCCATTTTTCTTGGCCTTCGCCACCATATGCGGAGTAGTGCCTGGTGTGATTGGATACTGCGTCATGCAATTCACCAACTCCCGCAATCCAGAGCTCGAAGCCCAACTCCGCAGCAATGCTCGCCCCGATTCCCTC ATGATGGGGAAAGTAAATCAAGAGAGGCTGGCAGAATTTCTTGGGGAACTGCAGCGTAAAGAGGATACAAATGACCGGTATGTTGCTGCTCTGCGAGGAGAGACATTGACCAGAAAGCCCTATGAAAGGATCCAACCAATCCCAAAGCAAAGCAACATGGAAGCTAAGGAGCAGAAGAAGTAG